CGACCCGGACGGCCACCCGTTCTGCCTGTACGTCTAGTGCGTCGGCTTCTCCGCACCCACGACCCACATGGCGAAGAACTGCGAGCCGCCGCCGTAGGCGTGGCCCAGTGCCTTGCGGGCGCCGTCGACCTGGTGCTCGCCGGCGGCGCCGCGGACCTGGAGCGCGGCCTCGCCGAAGCGGAGCATGCCGGAGGCGCCGATGGGGTTGGAGGAGAGCACGCCGCCGGAGCAGTTGACCGGCAGCACGCCGTCCATGGCGGTGCCGCCGGACTCGGTGAGCCGCCACCCCTCGCCCTCGTCCGCGAAGCCGAGGGACTCGAGCCACATGGGCTCGAACCACGAGAACGGCACGTAGATCTCGGCCACGTCGATCTCGTCGAGGGGTGAGGTGATGCCGGCCTGCTCCCAGAGCGCGGCGGCGGCGTCGCGGGAGGCCTGCGGGTTGACCTGGTCGCGCTCGGCGGCGGTGGTGGCCTCCGAGCGCATCACGGTGCCGTGGATCCAGGCCGGGTTGGGGGAGGCGCCGGCCACGTCCTCGGCGGCGATGACCAGCGCGCAGGCGCCGTCGGAGGAGGGGCAGGTCTCGTCGTACCGGATCGGGTCCCACAGCATCTGCGAGGCGAGCACGGACTCGACCGTGGTGCCCTCGTTGTGCAGGTGCGCGTAGGGGTTCTTGAGCGCGTTGTTCCGGTCCTTGGCCGCGACGATCGCGCCGATGTGGTTCGGCGCGCCGGAGCGCCGGATGTAGGAGCGCACGTGCGGGGCGAAGTAGCCGCCCGCGCCGGCGTGCACGGGCATGTTGAACGGGATGGGCACCGAGAGCGCCCACATGGCGTTGGACTCCGACTGCTTCTCGTAGGCGACGGTGAGCACCTTGCGGTGCACGCCGGCCTGGACGAGCGAGGCGGCGACGATGGCGGTGGAGCCGCCGACCGAGCCGGCGGTGTGCACGCGCAGCAGCGGCTTGCCGGCCGCGCCGAGGGCCTCGGCCAGGAACAGCTCGGGCATCATCACGCCCTCGAAGAGGTCCGGCGCCTTGCCCACGACGATGGCGTCGACCTCGTCGAGCGTCATCCCGGCGTCCTCGAGGGCGCGGTCCACGGCCTCGCGGCACAGCCCCGCCATCGAGACGTCCTCACGCTTGGCCCGGTGGTGGGTCTGGCCCACGCCGACGACCGCGGCCGGCTGCTTGCCCATCAGTGGTCAGCTCCCATCACACACACGAGGTTCTGCTGCAGGGCCGGTCCGGACGTCGCGTGGCCCAGGGTCCTGGCCGCCTCGCCGCTCCAGATCCGCCGGGCGGCCTCGCCGATCCGGATGCCGCCGGCGGAGAACATCGGGTTCGACGTCAGCGCCCCGCCCGACGGGTTGACGCGCACGTCGTCCGCGAGCCCCAGCTCGCGGCGCAGCACGAGCTCCTGGTGGCTGAACGGCGCGTGCAGCTCGGCCACCTCCACACCGTCCAGGTCACAGGCCTCGCCGGCCCGCTGCGCGGACGGCGAGCGGGTCAGGTCGCGGGTGCCCATGCTCATCGGGTCGACGAAGTGGGCCAGCGAGCGGATCCAGGCGGGCCGGTCGGTCACCTCGCGCGCCCGGTCCCCGGCCGCGAGGACCAGGGCGGCCGCGCCGTCGGTCACCGGCGCGCAGTCGTGCTTGCGCAGCGGGTCGGCGTACACCGGCCGGGCCAGCAGCTCGTCGACCGACGAGCCGCCCTTGCGCACGGCGTACTCGTTCTTCTCCGCGTCCGTCAGCGACCGGTTCGCCACCTCGGCCATGGCCCGCTCGTCCCAGACGCCGGCGTCGATGCCCGCGCGGGCCTGGAGGCCGGCGAGGGAGACGGTGTCGGGCCAGATCGGTGTCATCGTGTAGGGCTCGAGCTGCAGGCTGAGCGTCCGCCGCAGCACGCCGGCCGAGCTCTTGCCGAACGCGTAGACCAGCGCGGTGTCGACCTCGCCGGTCTGGATCTTGAGCCAGGCCTCGTACATCGCCCAGGCCAGGTCCATCTCCACGTGCGACTCGTTGACCGGCGGGATCACCCCGATCGCGTCGACGGCCTGGACGAACGAGAACGACCGGCCAGCGAGGTAGTCGCTGGACCCGGAGCACCAGAAGCCCACGTCGCGCCGGGTCCAGCCGGTCTGCTCGTAGCACTCCGCGAACAGCGGCACGAGCAGCTCCACGCAGGTCGGCGACCCGTCGAAGTCCTGCATCTGCCGCTGGGCGAACCCGACGACGGCGACGTCACGCATCCCGACCCCCTCAGAGGTGCTGCTTGTAGGTGTCGTAGTCCGCGTCCGGCTCCCCGGTCGGCGCGAAGTGGCTGATGTTCTCGATCGTCGTGCCCCACTCCGACTCGGGCTTCCACACCGCCTTGACCCGCATCCCCATCCGGACCTCCTCGGCCGGGATGTCCAGGATCAGGTGCAGGAAGGCGATGTCGGCGCCGTCGAGCAGGACGTACGCCGAGACGTACGGCGGCGTGATCCGCTGGCCCAGGAACGGCACGTTGACGATGCAGAACGTCGTCACCGTGCCGGTGTCCGGCAGCGGCACCTCGTCGGTGGTCGGCGTGCCGTCGGACGGGCACGCGCTGCGCGGCGGGATGTAGACCTTCCCGCACCGCGGGCACCGTTGGCCGACGAGCTTGCCCTGGCTGAGCGAGGTGTAGAACAACGACTCCTCGGGCGAGGCGGCGTAGAGGTAGTCGAGCTCGACCGGGACCACGATCCCGGTGACCGGGTCGATCGTCCGGAGCGGCTCGCGCGGCGCTGCCACCTCGGCCGCGTCCGGCGCCGGTTCGAAGCAGGCGATGTCGGTGATGTCGCCGGTGCGCTCCTCGCGCCAGCGGATCCGCACCCGCATGCCCGTGTGCACGTCGGCGGGCGAGGCCACGTCGAGCGCGTGCAGCAGCGGGGCGTCGGCACCGTCCAGGGTGACCAGCGCGAAGGCGAACGGCCGGTCCAGCGGCTGGCCCTTGACCGGCTCGGGCACCCACGTCCAGCTGGTCACGGTGCCGGTGTCGGCCACCTCGACGAAGTCCTGGGTCGGCTCGTGCGTGACCGGGTCGAACTCCGGCGGCGGGACCACGACCCGCCCGTCCGACGTACGACCGCCGACCACCACGCCCTCGCGCAGCCCGCCCAGGAAGCGGCCCAGCACCGGCCCGGTCGAACGGGTGTAGTCGAACGCTACGGTGACGGGCGCGGACAGGGTGCGGGCCATGGACGCAAACTAGAACACGTTCTAATCTGATTCAAGGTCTCTCGGAGGGTGGCGGCATGAAGCTGGGTCTGCAGCTGGGCTACTGGGGCGCGCAGCCCCCGGCGAACCACGGCGACCTGGTCGCCGCGGCCGAGGAGTCCGGCTTCGACGCGGTCTTCACCGCCGAGGCCTGGGGCTCCGACGCGTTCACCCCGCTGGCCTGGTGGGGCCGCGAGACCTCCCGCGTCCGCCTCGGCACCTCGATCGTCCAGATGTCCGGGCGCACGCCGACCTCGATCGCCATGCACGCCCTCACCCTCGACCACCTCTCCGGCGGCCGGGTCGTGCTCGGCATGGGCGTGAGCGGGCCGCAGGTCGTCGAGGGGTGGTACGGCGAGCCGTTCAGCAAGCCGCTGGCCCGCACCCGCGAGGTCGTCGACATCATCCGCCAGGTGCTGGCCCGCGAGGCCCCGGTCACCCACGCCGGCCCGCATCACCCGCTGCCCTACACCGGCCCCGGCGCGACCGGGCTCGGCAAGCCGCTCAAGCCCATCACCCACCCGCTGCGCGCCGACCTCCCGATCTGGCTCGGCGCCGAGGGCCCGAAGAACGTCGCCCAGACCGCCGAGATCGCCGACGGCTGGATCCCGATCTTCTACACCCCGAAGTCGGCCGGCATGTACCAGCCCTGGCTG
This genomic window from Nocardioides anomalus contains:
- a CDS encoding Zn-ribbon domain-containing OB-fold protein, with protein sequence MARTLSAPVTVAFDYTRSTGPVLGRFLGGLREGVVVGGRTSDGRVVVPPPEFDPVTHEPTQDFVEVADTGTVTSWTWVPEPVKGQPLDRPFAFALVTLDGADAPLLHALDVASPADVHTGMRVRIRWREERTGDITDIACFEPAPDAAEVAAPREPLRTIDPVTGIVVPVELDYLYAASPEESLFYTSLSQGKLVGQRCPRCGKVYIPPRSACPSDGTPTTDEVPLPDTGTVTTFCIVNVPFLGQRITPPYVSAYVLLDGADIAFLHLILDIPAEEVRMGMRVKAVWKPESEWGTTIENISHFAPTGEPDADYDTYKQHL
- a CDS encoding thiolase domain-containing protein, whose protein sequence is MRDVAVVGFAQRQMQDFDGSPTCVELLVPLFAECYEQTGWTRRDVGFWCSGSSDYLAGRSFSFVQAVDAIGVIPPVNESHVEMDLAWAMYEAWLKIQTGEVDTALVYAFGKSSAGVLRRTLSLQLEPYTMTPIWPDTVSLAGLQARAGIDAGVWDERAMAEVANRSLTDAEKNEYAVRKGGSSVDELLARPVYADPLRKHDCAPVTDGAAALVLAAGDRAREVTDRPAWIRSLAHFVDPMSMGTRDLTRSPSAQRAGEACDLDGVEVAELHAPFSHQELVLRRELGLADDVRVNPSGGALTSNPMFSAGGIRIGEAARRIWSGEAARTLGHATSGPALQQNLVCVMGADH
- a CDS encoding thiolase domain-containing protein translates to MGKQPAAVVGVGQTHHRAKREDVSMAGLCREAVDRALEDAGMTLDEVDAIVVGKAPDLFEGVMMPELFLAEALGAAGKPLLRVHTAGSVGGSTAIVAASLVQAGVHRKVLTVAYEKQSESNAMWALSVPIPFNMPVHAGAGGYFAPHVRSYIRRSGAPNHIGAIVAAKDRNNALKNPYAHLHNEGTTVESVLASQMLWDPIRYDETCPSSDGACALVIAAEDVAGASPNPAWIHGTVMRSEATTAAERDQVNPQASRDAAAALWEQAGITSPLDEIDVAEIYVPFSWFEPMWLESLGFADEGEGWRLTESGGTAMDGVLPVNCSGGVLSSNPIGASGMLRFGEAALQVRGAAGEHQVDGARKALGHAYGGGSQFFAMWVVGAEKPTH
- a CDS encoding LLM class F420-dependent oxidoreductase, with translation MKLGLQLGYWGAQPPANHGDLVAAAEESGFDAVFTAEAWGSDAFTPLAWWGRETSRVRLGTSIVQMSGRTPTSIAMHALTLDHLSGGRVVLGMGVSGPQVVEGWYGEPFSKPLARTREVVDIIRQVLAREAPVTHAGPHHPLPYTGPGATGLGKPLKPITHPLRADLPIWLGAEGPKNVAQTAEIADGWIPIFYTPKSAGMYQPWLDEGFARPGARRTRADFEIAATCHLQVVADATEKAAVVDAMRPFVSLYMGGMGAQEMNFHNQVFVRMGYEDLAAEVQKLYLNGDKDRATALIPDELVEDMHIIGTASEVKEKVAQWEETGVTTLLLSFGRAEEIRAVAELLA